The following are encoded in a window of Streptomyces sp. 11x1 genomic DNA:
- a CDS encoding 2,3-dihydro-2,3-dihydroxybenzoate dehydrogenase, with protein MEGRTAIVTGAAGGIGEAVVRSLGERGVRIAAVDRDTDGLEETVGRLTAEGLTVEAFSTDVTSGTAADALVEAVEHRVGAVDYLVNAAGVLRLGEARKLTDEDWLSTFAVNTTGVFHMSRAVVNRMVERARGAIVTVASNAAGTPRTDMAAYCASKAAATMFTKCLGLEVARHGIRCNVVAPGSTETPMLTSMWQDESGPRHTVEGRPEAFRVGIPLGRIAQPSAVADAVVFLLSDQASHVTLHALTVDGGAALGA; from the coding sequence ATGGAAGGCAGGACAGCAATCGTGACCGGCGCCGCGGGAGGAATCGGCGAAGCGGTCGTCCGGAGTCTGGGCGAGCGGGGCGTCAGGATCGCGGCGGTCGACAGGGACACCGACGGGCTCGAGGAGACGGTGGGGCGACTGACCGCGGAAGGACTCACGGTGGAGGCGTTCTCCACGGACGTGACCTCCGGCACGGCGGCCGACGCGCTGGTGGAGGCGGTGGAACACCGGGTGGGGGCGGTGGACTACCTGGTGAACGCGGCGGGAGTGCTGCGGCTCGGTGAGGCCCGGAAGCTGACCGACGAGGACTGGCTCAGCACCTTCGCCGTGAACACCACGGGCGTGTTCCACATGTCCCGGGCGGTGGTCAACCGGATGGTCGAACGCGCCCGAGGGGCGATCGTCACCGTCGCCTCCAACGCGGCGGGCACGCCCCGCACGGACATGGCCGCCTACTGCGCGTCCAAGGCCGCCGCGACGATGTTCACCAAGTGCCTGGGCCTGGAGGTCGCCCGGCACGGCATCCGCTGCAACGTGGTCGCCCCGGGTTCCACCGAGACCCCGATGCTCACCTCCATGTGGCAGGACGAGTCCGGGCCCCGGCACACCGTCGAGGGCCGCCCCGAGGCGTTCCGGGTGGGCATCCCGCTGGGCCGGATCGCCCAGCCGTCCGCCGTGGCGGACGCGGTCGTCTTCCTCCTGTCCGACCAGGCGTCCCACGTCACGCTGCACGCCCTCACCGTCGACGGAGGCGCGGCGCTCGGCGCCTGA